AGTTCATCGCCTTCGTAGCCGGCCGCCAGGTAGTCAATCTCGTGACGCACCACAGCCATGGCACGGTCCAGGCGCCGGTACTCGGTGAGGTCCAGCCCCAAGCGCTGGGAATGACGCCAGGCGCAACGCTCCAGCCAGGAGACATACACCGCGTTATTGGCGTGCCCGAGGCCGTCGATGTCCTCAGGGGCGACCTGCAGATCGATAATGAACGGCGTTGCCAAATCCCAGCCCATGCCTTGCTCCAGTCGATTGATGTCGGCGGGCGCAGTGTATCAGGCGGTTTGGCGCTGCTGTAAATGGCAGCTCGCCAACAGGGTGAGCACGCCTTCGATCACGCGCGGGTCGGCCAGGACCTTCTGATGCCCGCCCTGCTCCAGCCGCAGCAGCCGGCTGTCGAACCAGGCCTCATGAATAGCTAGAGAGGCCTTGACCGGGACGAACG
Above is a genomic segment from Pseudomonas sp. R5-89-07 containing:
- a CDS encoding thioesterase family protein, with the translated sequence MGWDLATPFIIDLQVAPEDIDGLGHANNAVYVSWLERCAWRHSQRLGLDLTEYRRLDRAMAVVRHEIDYLAAGYEGDELQLATWIVDWDQRLKMTRRFQLVRPRDGATLLRAQTTFVCIELSSGRPKRMPAEFVEGYGPALTGG